caagcatggaacatcataaactatagatacgttggagacgtatcaggctcccCTTTGGCTTTGGTTGGGACTTGATCCCTCCCCGCCAAGGCTTAACAGATGTATTTTTGGTTATTTTTTACTGCCAAGTGTTAATGACACTTGTTACTGGACAAATCCTTCCATTTTCTCTTCTTATACAGGTTCCAAGATATACCAAGCTTTGGAGAAGCTCAAAGTGAAGAATGGATGAAGACTTTAGTATTGAAATAATTCATTTGATGTAATCTTCATTTCTTTATCTTATTACTCATTCTTGTAtattgaatattgtaaagacaatgtaattatGTGTGTATGATCAATAAAGTTCAAAGTTTTGCTTATGAGCTTTTGTaaatatttgatattcacttatgAGTTATTTGTGTAAATGTGATATGATTTTGAATTATTTGTATATTCGTGATGTggctttgaattatgaattcataattcatttatatattGTTTACTTTATACTTATTTTGTTTGAAATCCAATTTGATATGCCAAATCAAATATTCACCCAAAACTCTAAGTTTCAAaagaggtcatgtcgaaattcatagcactcacattgctctaaccctaatagcaacgagagagaaacctcgatccctcttaggttttatacaataaagcgcgaaaatttcccccgttttgtgatgaaatgcacatcccatttctaaatctacccttcgttggtcCTATGTTCTGGGATATTACATACTTCCACTACCATTTgcaagctctcgcatctcctgatgcagactatTGGAAGGAAGCGACTCAAAGCGAGATGGATTATGTCTTGGTTAATGAACATGGGAGTTAACTGGGCGTCCTTATGGGTGCGAACAAGTAGGATGTAAATTGGTATTTAATAAGAAATTTCGAGTtggtggtactattgagaagagtacaaagctcggcttgtGGCTAAAGACTATACGCAAAATGAAGGCGGagatttcttcgatacctactcacATGTGGCGATATtttccaccattcgagtactactatcattGGCTACCTCACACTGTCTTATCGtccatcaaatggatgttaagatggctttcctaaatggagagttggacgagaAAATTCACATGGAACAACCTAATGGTTTTGTACAAGAAGTTCAAGAAAGAAAGGTATGTAAGTTAAAGAAATCTTtgcatggtctcaaacaagccccCAAACAATggtatgagaagtttgaaagaactttgataTCCGTGGATTTGTTGCTAATGAAGCCGAGAAATGCGTGTACTACCGCCATGATGGGGGTGAGGGGGTTgttctatgtttgtatgtggatgacatactatTTTTTGGGACAAGTCTTAAAGTGACCGAGGAGGTCACaaccttcttatctcagtgtttcgacatgaaagatcttggagaaattgatGTTATCATGGACATCAAGCTGTTGagagatgggaataatgggattaccctcgtgcaatctcattatgttaaGAAGGGTGTGTTGAGCAGATTTGGCTATGCCAATTGCAAATCTTCTcccacaccttatgatcctagtgttttGCTTCGAAAGAATGAGAATGTAACTAGATatcaattgagatactctcaaatcattggttcactcgtgtatttagcttgcgctatgaggcctgatatctcgtttgtCGTGAGaaaacttagccggtttgtggccaactGTAGCGGCCCAGGAaaatacccctattagattttgaTTGTTGTTTTTGTTTTGTGCATCATATTGCATTCATGCATCTCATTATGCCACTTTTGGTTCTTATCAAAATTTCATTTGGGTTTTATTTGCCTTCCTTGTTTTATGTGGTTgctttctctctccctctctcttgtTTTATCTCCATCTCATTTGAGATGTTCCGAGCTCACGCGCGAGACGAGGGAGCACAAGGCCTCCGTCCGAGCCGGTCGCCGCCGTTTAGATGACCTCATCGGTCAGAAGAATGAGCTCATCGCTCAGGGAGCTCGGGTCGTGGGAGAAGCAGGCCGTGACGCCGCagaaggcggagcgcgagcgcgtcGAAGCGACGgggagggccaggaggagggcGGACGCGAAGGAACGCCGGCGGGCGGCCGCCGCTGGGCCACCCAGCTGATAAAGCTGGAGTGGAATCCGCACGAGTAACAGGCCGCCAGCATCGAGTGAAATCCACGACTGTGGCGACGAGTCGGCGGCGAGTAGGCAGCTAGCCTAGTAGTAGGTAGTATTAAAAAAAGTAATATGTCTAATTTTAATGAAAAATGAAGTTATCTCCCTATGCACGTCGGCCAGGGAAGGACAAGAGGAGGACGCGAGCGGCCAGCGCTCTCCGTCCGCGACCACGCAAACGAGGCCCACATTTGAGCCGGGTtagggtcgtcccggacgccgcgacCATCCATTTTAGGGATGGTTTCGCGCGTTGGGCCGCGTTTTATCCGGTTTGACTCATCCGAACGCGCGGGCACGGGATGGGTACCCGCGTTGGAGATGGCCTAAGggtatctccaacggggcgacgcaaacccgcgtgagctcagcgtccgtttgcgtccggTCGGGCCGAAAATGCGTCCGGTACACGTTCCAGCGGGGtgacgcatagtgaccgggcctccgcggcgacgcaaacctggcccaaatatacgcctcggatgcgtcgcggcggacgctgcgcggacgcgcaaagtgtccactTGCATCTGGCGGATGTTTCgttgggcccgcctggcagtgaccCAACCTAGATGCGTCTTCTCACCGGCGCCAGTATTGGCGCCGAGACGtcacttcggcagtctgcggccgtgTAAATGGCGGTGCCTCGTGTGGcgcgcggccgtcgcctacctctgcgcacgaaTTAATAGCGATGCCATGCGTGTCGCGGCCGTCgcctgcctccgacctatataaacaggggcgcgcgcttctcatctcctcccacactaaaccctagccgccgctcaACCTCCACCTttgccaccatgagcagcgccggccgCGGTAAGGTTGccgcgcctccgcctccacctccacctcccccggcctcaagctccgacgaggagttcgaCGACGGCAGCACCGACGAATTCCTCGACTCGGTCAGGGACATAGGAGGAGCGGGCAGCCCACGCGGTGTCCGACGCTGAGATGGAACGCCGCAGGGTGTCGGCCACCGCAGAGGACGACGACTCCGGCATCTGATGGTCTTCCGATAGccctgatgcgcctaccccggaggagaaggcggcggagcagaggaCGTTAGTCAACTCCTTCCAAATGCTTAGGGACGACGCCGCGAACGCAAGGCTGCGGCTGTGCCTGCTAGAGGACGTGGAGGCGCACCAAGCCCTAGCGGCCGCATGGCAGGCGACGGAGAAGTAGACGAGGGAGAAATGCAACGACGGGGTCGGGCCGTCGGGCAGCAAGTAGTCTAGGTTTCTACAACTACTGTGTATAGTTTCTATGTAGTAGTTTCTATACATTTTAAATATGTTGCAAATCCAAAAATAGATCGTCCAAGTACACACAGACGCAAACGGATGCACGAACAGAATATATTTAAGGAGCAATCTGTCGTCCCCTTCGAGTTCGAGATGTCCTAACGGTTCAGGGAGCACACGGACACTACGGGTGGCTGGTGTGGGCGCTGCACGAGGACCAAGCGCAACAGACGAAAAATTTCTCTTTTTTCCATAAAAATATAAAAGAATATCTCTGGCGCATGGGGCCCGCGGTCGGTGCCCGTCACCGAAAAGTAGAAATGGCGCGAGGAGGAAAAAGAAAATATGCCGCGAACCGCGCGTCCATTCCACGCGACTCCCACACACAAATACCACACCGCCCTCCTCCCACCACCCACGCCCATCATCCCCCGAGCCAGCCCCACACACCTCTCCAAGCAGCAGCCgcaccagagagagagagagaagcgaGGGAGATATCCAAGTCTCTGCATCCGTCTCTTCCCCGCGTGGTCGTCCCCGAGGCGGCCGAAATGGTATGCAATTCTATCTGTTAAAAAATATCTAGATGTCTTTTTTGGCGAAAATCTGTTCTTAATCAGTTCTTCATTCTTGCGGTTGTATACAGTACACATCTATGTATTCACTGTAAGCGCTAGGTTTATTTCTATTTCTAAAGAGTGGTGCCTCCTTTTCAGTTTTCTTGCTGAAACTCGAGTTGCTTTTGTATGCTTTGTCGTCCTCACTCCTCACGGTTCCAATTATCTTCCTCCAGTAGTATTTGTGGTAGTATTAGTAGTTATATTGGCGATTTTCGATCGATCCCTGACATGTAAGATCTCTTCTGAATGCGCGCGATTTAGCATCAACTTCGGGTCCTCGGTTCCTGGCGATTGACAAGATGCCTTCAGTTTGGCGTCGGATTCGTCCGGTACAGCCAGAGAGTTTCAGGctcttcttgttttttttttagaTTCAGTTTTAAGTATTTGCTCTGCTCTGAATCTACTGACGGGCCTAAAAGTTTACATGGATTGAGATATATACCCTCATTTCAGTCCCTCTATTTGTAATGGTGGCGCTTTAATTTGTATAGATGAGTAGTCGTTGACCCATGTTGTCTCAGGATTAGGAAACCTCAAGTATGGGCGATGCCAACCCTGCAAAGTTTATTGCACTAGTCATGTAGTTTATTGGTTCCATCTGTAGTGTGTTCTGTCAAAGTCCAGTGATGAGATCTTTCATGGATTTGTGATGTGCGAATAGCCTCTTGACAACTCGAGAAAAGACATTATTACTCTTCCTGCTTTCTTAAAATGAGTGCCGGTGCTTAACAGCTTGCCACCGATGGTGCATTACATGGAAGAGAGTCGGAGGAAGACGCACGAGACATCTCATACCACTGTTTTTATATGACATCCAGCATGGTCCTTGGTCATGGTGTTACATTTTCTGTCTGCAAGCATTCAGAATCTTTGTTGGATGTGTACCTGTGAATTGCCTTATTAGCTTGTGTGTCGACGTTCAGCCAGCTGAGGTTCGGGTCCACTGAATAGGTCCATTTCATGGAATTCCGTTCGTTTGACAGCCACTATCCTGACAGGCATCTGCAATGAATTGGTTTGGTTCAGATGATAGTTACAGGGCAACTATCTACATCTAATCTTACTCTTAGAAAGGTGCAGCTAATTGCAGTTGCCATGATGCAGCAGCATCTCCTGGTCAATTGTGCTCACCAACATTTCTTTCGGAAGTACTCTTTTACAGGTGCACAAAGTGTCTATTTCCTTAACCTGATGACTAACTGTACTGCCCTTCTACTCCAGGCGAACGCGGCATCAGGCATGGCTGTGGACGACGAATGCAAGCTCAGGTTCCTGGAGCTGAAGGCGAAGAGAACCCACCGCTTCATCATCTACAAGATAGATGATAAGAAGAAGATGGTTGTTGTGGAGAAGGTCGGGGAGCCCATCCTGAACTACGATGATTTCGCCGCTAGCCTCCCTGCCAATGAATGCAGATATGCCATATTCGACTATGACTTTGTTACCGAGGAGAACTGCCAGAAGAGCAAGATATTCTTCGTTGCatggttagtactttcttcatcTTTTCTTCAGTTCACCGATCTCCACTATGATGCAATATTATAGTATCTGATTCGCTTTGACTGTTGATGCAGGTCTCCTGATACAGCACGCGTGAGGAGCAAGATGATCTACGCGAGCTCCAAGGAGAGGTTCAAGAGGGAGCTTGATGGCATCCAGGTGGAACTGCAGGCCACAGATGCTGACGAGGTCGGCTTCGATGTTATCCAAGGCCGTGCAAACTGAGCGGCATGCTTGTGCTGCTGCTACTACCAATATGATGAGCCTCCGATGAGGATCTAGCGCTCTCATTGACGATGGTCGTGAGTTGTTATTGTTACCATGAGGCAATCCTGATCGAGTTGCCATTTGTACCACCTAAGGAAGATCCAAGCCATATCTAGGGCAACATCAAATCTATGGTTTTTGCGTGCCTGTTTCGTGGATCTTGGAATCCTGTATTAGCTGATAACTTCAGTTGTTTTTCAACTATAGGATCCTATTATGAATGCGGCATACTACCATCAGTAAGCCTTGCCCTCCGCTTGAAGTATCTCCACTGAATTTGAATGAGATAGGTTTCAAACTATTAAGATCCATAGGATTCGtttgatttatttatttatttgcgTTCACCGAGGCTGGTAGAAATGAACATTAAAAAGTGCTTTAACTGCCTAAGTTAAAGGAATAAAAAAAAATTAGGAATAAGTATCATTTTGGTGATTTGGAACATTTTCATGTGCATAACCATCAGAATACAATGATTTAACTGGGCATCCGTCTGGATAAGGTGAAGCATGTAGAATAATGTTCTGATTAACGCTGATTTAGCACACTGCCTTTCAGTGGATCAATCTAACAACTAATAGCAGAAAATTCATCGAAAAGTGACTTTGGCACATGAGCACCAATCCTCCCGATTTTTAGAAAACATATTTCTGTGATTCCAAAAAATTTGAGCTTAAATCTGCACATACATAGAAATATTCTGaatctctactattaagagcaaactggtgaatgcctggtgtcacattttcaggatggacaataataccccccACGTCACAAAGAAAAAAGCAACTAACAAAAGAACCCATCCACGCTTGCTAATCTCTACTATTAGGCGTGGATAACAAACAACTCCACACCATTAGGCGTAGCTGTTCAAAATTTCAAATGGCACAACAAACACCTACTATTTCTCAACTAACACGTCTTTATCCTAAGAGGAGAAATACCAGCCCGTGGATAACAAACAACTCCACACCATTAGGCGTAGtttttcaaaatttcaaatggCACAACAAACACCTACTATTTCTCAACTAACACGCCATCCAAATTTGAAATGGCACTGTCGTCTTCATCACGCTGACCACAACCAGGGTCGCTGCTGACCGTCGTCTTCATCGCGCTGACCAAAGTCGCTGTCAGCCAGGGTCGCTGCTGACCGTCGTCTTCATCGCGCTGACCAAAGTCGCTGTCAGCCGTCTTCTTCATCTCGCTGACCAAAACCAGGGTCGCTGCTGACCGTCGTCTTCATCGCGCTGACCAAAGTCGCTGTCAGCCGTCTTCTTCATCTCGCTGACCAAAGTCACCATCGAGTAAAAAGACCTTCGTCGCCAAGCCTGCCGTCTTCACTAGCCAGGTTCCtcttaaaagaactttcacggatCCTCTTTGGGTAGAATCGATCATGATGAGCAGCACGTTGAGGGAGAAAATAGAACTGCAGAAGTAGCCCTGTTAGCAGTTACACGTCCTGCATCTCAGAAGGAATAGCATATTCAGATTGCAAGATATATACGATCAAGTAGTTGTACTGAAAATGTAGTGCCTATTATACCACTGAAATAAACACGAATCTGGCACAAAATAGAACCTTATTGAGGAAGATAGATAAAACTAACCTGGGTGCATAAGTAGGCTATTGTGGAAGTAATACCAATAGAACAGTGGAAGAAGTCATTTCCTGCAGTATAGATGCAAAATGGGTTAAAATATTGCTTTATGTGATCATATTTCTCAAATTAACTATAGAACAGGATGTCATAATATCTTTTAAACTATAGAACAGACATTAAGGACGCCTACCAGGAGCATTGCCTATTACATTCAGTGACttgtttttcttttcttatttgcaggtcataaaatgtcacactttccaAATCAACTAATTGATAAAGCAAAAAATGGTATGTATATCAGTGCACCTTGTTAAATGGTGTTGAACATTGTCAATGATAAGCTGGTGTGCCCATGTCGACAGTGGTTGCTGAGAATGTCCCCATCCTCCTGCAAGACGAGCGGGAGCAGCTCTTTTGAAGGAACGCCGACGCCCGCCATTGCCTAGCGGGAGGTGAGGATGAGCGAAGCCAGGGAAGCGGGTGGGTCCAGGCGCACGGCAGGAGCCCGAGCGCAGCTTCCGCGGACGCGGCGGAGTAGGGGTCGCCTGCGGCCAATGGCGATGTGGCTTGGTGCCGGAGGCGGGACGGCCTGGAGCCGGAGGCGGGACGGCCTGCAGCCGGAGCCTTGCGCCCGATGGTAGGTTGGCTCAGCGCCGGAGGGAGGGGCGGCCGTGAGATCTGGCCGATGGAGGGGTGGCCCGACGCCGGTGGGAGGGGCGGCCGGCAGCCGGAACCATGCGCCGGTGGGCGGGTGGCCGTTATAGCGCTGGAGGGAGGCGGGTTGGCTCGGCGCCGGAGGGTGGGCAGCTGTGAGAGCGCCGGCCGAGGACGGGAGGTGTGGGAGTCTGGGAGAGGAGGCAGCGAGGCATGGCCATGGCGGCTGAGTGAGGAGGCGGCGCTGGTAGGAGAACGAATTGGGAAAGGGATAGGGTGAGGAGACGTGAGGAAGAAAGCAGTGACATCAGACATGTCCGTCTCGTCTTTAATTTCTTTTTTCTTGCCGTTTTGCCCTGTTGACTGAGATGAGTATGCAGCCTCTGCCTCTCTAACAAGTGATCATGTTTACAAATTCTCTCAACTTAATTATGTTTTGACTGTTTTCAGATCGCAAATATTCATCTCTTACAATGTGTATTAACTATTGTAGATCATGGGCGAAACTGAGACAGATACTACAGATGCTTTGAAAGAACCTATCGATATAGGTTCAAATACAATGTTGGTGGAAGAGACAAGTTTTACTGAATCAACCAAGGTTATTTTGATTATATTTTTCTAAACCCATGTTCCTAGATAAAAAGATATTTATAATTAATTTCTTTTTTGCAGGTCATGGACAATATAAAAATGGATGTCAATGTTTTAAAAGAAGCCATCACCGAAGGCCTCGAGGCTACCTTTACGGAAGGGAGCCTAGACTCACCGACTCTTACAAATCCAAAGGAGTCATGTCATAATAAACCAAAAAAAGAAAACATAAACGTTACCCCAAAAGGTACTTAGTTCCGCCTTTTCCTTTTTGCTATATTACTTTTTATGTAATTAATGTGGCACACTTATATCTTGCCAGACTATGTCTGCACCGCGAAAGATTTTGCCGTCATTGAATCAATAATGTTTGCACCTAAAAATACCAACTTTGTGAAGATCGGTGATGCATCGCTATCTAATGACCATTTAAAGTGTCTTACATGTGAtgactgtaacatcccaaccttgtgtttataaataaatgagtgatcatgtgcatctcatgcataTAGTTTGCATTGGAGTAAAATTTGCATCAAAGTTGAATTgttttcaattatgcaaacccttctcttttctttcccattcaaaatctctcaagatttaataaattagacaacatggCATTGTTGTAATTCAATAAGGCCATGTGTGTTTAATACATTCTATGAAAATTTGAGTTTTCAAACAAGATTCAAAACAGTTTGAAATTTGGTTTTGAAATGAGAAATAAAaaccagaaaatagaaaaagagagagagctctcacttctctcttccctgggcgcagcccacttccctctccctctctttcttcCTGGCCGTGGCCCAAGTGGCCCAGCAGCCAACCCAACCCAGCCCAACATTCTTCGCAGGGGGTTT
This Lolium perenne isolate Kyuss_39 chromosome 1, Kyuss_2.0, whole genome shotgun sequence DNA region includes the following protein-coding sequences:
- the LOC127320910 gene encoding actin-depolymerizing factor 7, coding for MANAASGMAVDDECKLRFLELKAKRTHRFIIYKIDDKKKMVVVEKVGEPILNYDDFAASLPANECRYAIFDYDFVTEENCQKSKIFFVAWSPDTARVRSKMIYASSKERFKRELDGIQVELQATDADEVGFDVIQGRAN